The DNA segment AGGAACATCCAGCCGCTGGGCAGCGTGCCGCACGGCGCCCCACAGGTAGCACCTGCCTGCACCCTGGGCGTGCTCCTTGTGGGATCCCCACGGCTTTGGTTGTAGCTGGGGCGATGGGATCCTTTCCTGGGGCTGCGGGTCTGGGTCCTGCAGCAGCGTGGAGGCGATGCCTGGCTCTGGTTTTCCTAAAAGCTGGCGTTGGGGTACAAGTAGGCAGGGCCAGAGCTTGCAGCAGTGGCTCTGAAGGGTGAAAGGCCCCGCTGCTCCCAGGGATCAGCATCGTTGCTGCGTGCTGGTGAACTTGTGCGTTGCTTCCAGCCTGATTGCTGCTCTCTGTGTTGCTTTACCCAGGTGGGAGAACCTGCTGTGCATATCCAGGGGCAGGAGCCACTGACTGCATCCATGCTTGCAGCAGCCCCTCCTCAGGAGCAGAAGCAAATGATAGgtgggtgtccctgctgctggaggaggtcCCACTGCCTGACCACGGGGCTGCGTGTACAGGCAGGCAGGCTTAAATGCACCAGGGAAAACTTAGCTGCAAGGGGAGTACCCTTATTGGATTGCTCAGttatgctgctttaaaaaaacaaaaggaaggatGTGGCAGAGCTCCATGGTGcctgtgctgcccagctcctgcagccggtGCCTGCTTCACCTGGCAGCTTCCCTCTACGTGCCCAAACCCTCCCTGCCAAAGGGAGGGTTGGGAGCAGAGTAGTTTGGGTAGGGCAAAggggagcacagagctgggagggcaggggggctTGCACGGGGTTTGAAATCACTGGAGGTCTTGCATAGTGCTCACTGGTGTCCTCCCCGGTGCTCGGAGCAGGTGAGCGCCTCTACCCGCTGATCCATGCGATGCACGCCTCGCTGGCTGGCAAGATCAcggggatgctgctggagatCGACAACtcggagctgctgctcctcctcgaGTCCCCCGACTCCCTGCACGCCAAGGTAGGGGCACTCGGTGCCCAAACACATCGTGTCCCAAGGGCAGAGTACATGCTGCTGCAAGCACTAAATGAGGGGAGGTGGCTGCGGCCCAGAAGATGGGCCAAGGACTTTTAATATCTGTAGAAAGATAAAGTAACTGCCTCTATACAGTGACAGACAGGGCCCCAGGCTGATCACATCTGCCTGCCTTCAGCAAGAAGggctcagagcagctctggaggcATGGCCAAGCCCTAGGGGTGGTTTGGAGGTGGATAGGAAGCaagaagaggagaaggcagGGTGAGCATCGCTTCCCAGAATGAAACAGGGAAATGGTATttactttgttctgtttttaatccCAGTGAATTTTTTGCTTCTGGTTCCCATTAAAACAGTCACAAGGAATCAACTGCATTGCCTTGTTGCTGCTTGGAGGCAGGATTCACTTTCACTGTTCTGCTGGCACTTTTTTGGAGgagcctgggctctgctgggcgCTGCTGGGCAGCCTCGCCTATGGAGAAGCTCAAGTTCACTTTGGCCTCCTGTGTCTccaacagaaaaggagaaatgccCCAGCCCTTCCTtagggaggaggcagcagtggTCTGTGGGCTGATCCACattccagcagaagcagcagacttagatttattattattggtgTTGTTATCCCCTCATGCTCTAGAAGTGGGGCTTGTGTGGGGGCTGTACTGAGACCCGGGGCACTGCCGTTCCCGTGCAGTACTCTCCCATGTCAAAGCAACTCCTCTCTTCCCCAACGTGTGCTCTCTGTGCAGATCGAGGAGGCTGTGGCTGTTCTCCAGGCACACCAGGCCACCGAGACGTCGCACAAGGGTGGCGCAGCGGCGTTCCTGCAGTGAGCCCAGGTACGTGCcggggtggctgcaggagctggtgtgTGCTTGGGATCTGTGGCTTCTTGTGCAGACCAAGTGGGGCTGTACGTGCTGTAATACTCCACTTTACATCACATGGttcatcttccattttccaGACTTAACTGCACCACAACAACATAGTTCTGTCTGCTCCTTTCCTTGCCCCCTTCCCCTTGTGTTCATGAGGGcaacagctgtgctgccaggaaggaagagggaaggacGTTGCTTTTCTGCCCTCCCGGGGGGACTGGCACAACCTCTCCTAGGActtcctgctggtgctgcagaacCTTGTCAGCAGATACGCTTTAAAAATGTTGGTGCTACTGCATGGGATAGATCAGGAGAGCCAGGCATGCTGCTGAGTGTGGGACAGACTCATCAGCAAGCAATTCCCCCTTTGAAGATGATAATTTTTTGACTTGTGATCACAAGGAAATGCCAAGTTAATCCAAGTTCAGAGATGACCTGTGAATTCTTGTCTGGATCAAATTGTTCTTCTAGCGGCTGAAAATTGCATAtgtgtgttctttgttttatgtAACTAGGATTGGGAGTGAGTCCTGAGAAGGTTGCCGTGGCAGAACAACAGCAGCCACCTCACCGTGCTTCTGGAACTATGGCTGTGTAGTGACACTGGTCTGTCTTCAGTGCACCCACCCTGTTTTCTTGTGCGTATTGTAAACCTTACTGCTTCCTCCCTGCACCTGTATAAAAATTCCAAAGTtaattctcttctcttttgaaaGTGTCTTGTGAAACATAGCGTGGAACCCAGCCCAGTTCAGTTGCCCAGGAAATGGCAAGTGCAGATGAGTCATCTTTTTAGTGCATTTACTGGGTTCTGTAGTTTTACTTGTTCCTGTAGCTGACACTAATAAAGAACTGATGCTTCCACCCCCCAAAGCATGGGCTAGTTTCCTTTGCAGAAGGGCAGCAAATGCTGTGTCTGTTTCATGCAGGTGGAGGGACAGACTCAGGCCAAGCTGTTGTAATTAGTGCTTGAAGCTTGTGGTGTTGGCAGGGTGGCAGTCCTCAGAGCTGGCTCAGGGACAGCAATTGCTGTGTAGGATTAAACGAACTGCTGCCCAATGGTTCTCCTGATCCTTTCACGCTCAAAGGGTGACCTTTAAGCAAATTTCACAGCATCCACTTCAATTCTTATCCTTTCTAGCTAGcccttttgattttcttttaaaaggcttCATCTTCTTGCAGTTTTCCCTTTGTAACAGAGCTTGTGTGCCTGCAGAGTACTGGGACTGAGTACTTGCTGCTGGTCACTGTGCTGCATGGCTCTGGTGCACAAGACCCAGCTTGAGGTACTGTGACCAAAATCTGGAAATCAGAAACTGCTTCTCCCATGGGTTTTCCTGACCAATTTCAAGGAGTTGCTGATAGGCCTGAACACACTGATAACTGCACCCTGGCCCAGTGGGATGCTCTGCTCACAGGCATCGAGGCCTGTTAGGACTGTGTTCTGccctctcagcctctcctggaGCCTGCTGCAGTTGCTCTAGTCATCCTGGCCTTAAcgcttttctcttcctgtttagGAATGGAATTCCATTCCCTGGAGGCTCCTCCGTGCTGTCAATGTATTGACCTTATTTGACTGCTTCTCCTAGTCTATAGGAGCACACCTCCATCCGCACAAGCTACCTGCTTCCTATCCGAtgtgtgtgctggtgctgctctcctgggctTGCTTCTGTGCTGTATCATACCCTGACTTCAGCTCGTTGCTGATTCATCCCTCCTAcctcttgttttccttccagcatTTCAATAGCACTTACGTCTTTGCTCTTCCATGGTGTATGTTCTGCTCAGCTGGGATTCTTTCCTGGGGCTTTTCTTCATTCCTGCTCTGATCTccttaagtttttgtttttgttacagaGGATGCCCTCCAGCCTGAACTGTGTACTACTTAAACATCTCACTGATAAGTCTACAAAGGACTAAATCTATTTGatgcacaggaggaaaaaaaaatgtaaatagcaTATCAGTTATGCATATAAATAACTGGGACGGAATTGTACAAGTGAAATTAATTCTGTTGCTTAATTTTAGTCAGAAATGGTTGTTCAGATGTAATGGATCAGTTGAGATGTGCCTGTGCCACCACTGACAGTGCTGGATGCCTTAGCTCAGGCAGGCAGCTGTAAACCTAGAGGGAATTCAAAGTGGGGGGCGCAGGAAGAGGCAGAATATGGAACAGCCTAAGAAAGAACACGAacaaacaatgtttttaaaacctttaattGAAAAGGTAAACTTGCCACTTGGATCCCTGAAACAGGGACAATACTGGACGGTTTCAGAGAAGCTCTCTGAGCTCCTCAGGGGCGTCTGAGGCTTTAGCAAGCTGTGGCAGGAACAACAATGCACACATGAGTCCAGGTTCAAATAGTTGCTGCCCCTTTTgaaaagggtggatggaggAATGCCTCTCTGACAGGCACTCTCCAGCTGCCCGTGTGGATAGCAGTACCTTCGGGTGCCTGGGAGCATCGTGTGCAGATAGCAGCACCCTTCCTGGAACAGAAGGGGACACGGGCAAAAGTGCCCCTGGGCTTGAAGCACGGTGTCTTGTTGCTGTGCTTGATCTGTGTCTGTCTGGTGGCATTGCACTTCAGTGGGGAAAGCCTTAGAGATAaggtgggaggggaaaaaagcattctGTGCTTAGAGAGGGAAGAGATGGTGGGtccaagcagcagcactcacTGTAATGAACAGAGCAGGTATCTGCTGGTCCTGATAACAGCACGGCTGTTAAAAGGAGAACTCTTTAGTTCAGAGCAGATAGTTCTTCCTGTGTTCTGAGACTTTCCTCTGCCTATCTGTGCACTGCTGGCCTGTGCTGCCCCACCCCGAAATCCACTGTGCCTAGCTTGCTAATAGCTTGGGGAAATGGTGCTGGCAGGATCAACGAGCTGTGGTGTTCAGAGGAATGGAGCAAACCAAGCAACTCATGCCCCTGGGGGAGGTGCTGTTTCAAACCCTTGTGCGTTCCAGCTGATGGTGTACAGGCTGGGACCTACAAAGAGCTAAGATAAGACTTTGTCTTACTTGAGGATTAACAGCATAAGTGATGCCTGCCTTCTAAATTCAGGTCAATGTAACACAGCCTGGAGCACTAATGGCTGGGAGAGAtaaggtgggggggggggaaaaaaggtacTCAAACCTGGACTTAGAGGCTAGCTTCTGTCTCTATTGTAAGCAGCTGATTCAGGTCAATTGTTCACTATCATGACTCTACTGGTAAAAGCACTACACCTGGTACAAGGGGTAAGACTGAGCAatggctggaggctgctgtctGGCAGCTGGCTTCCAAAGCAAGGCAGTCAGAGGAATTCAAGCACTGCTCTAACAAGTGGGGGCAGAATGGAGTAAAGCAGTAAGAAAGTGTTCCAGTTTTTCAACACCTTCCATCccataaaaaacacacagctaGAGTGAAAATAAACAAGGCTTTAATGTGAACAGTTTTAACAGTTCATAGAATAACTCCAACCCTCTTTGTATCTACCATTTTAAGTCAGTGCCATCACTACcgtaagaaaaaaattataaacatgCATTGAAATAGTAAGCCAGGCCTCAGCTCTGATAGTACTGCATACCCTAGTCCCTGTAACACCCTGCAGCAACTGCTCCAGAAGGCACAGACAAGctaaagtttaaaacaaaccaaataaaaacaacaaaaaaggctgtAAAATGCCTGAGCACCTGTAATCTCACAGAAGTAGTGCACTGTGTAACAAGGCAGGTTTAACTTAACTGGTGGTTTTCTTATATGTgcagaacaattaaaaataaaagaaagctgctgctgtaaaCACCTGCCCAGTCACACTAAGTAGCAGAAATTCAGCTGAGGGCCAGCAGGTATCAAGTAGGAGAGGGAACATGCTCAACCCTGTGCAAGTAACCGTGACTTGGGTCTAAGAGGGGTATGCAGTGCTCAGGCAGCAGTCTGTCAGCAACCCTAGTTAAGTAATAGCAGCACAAACGCAGCAAAACTGTCACCTGAATAAGGACTAACAAAAACACCTCAGTTTGTAGCTCTTCAGCAAGAACAGCCACTTCACATGCAGAATCCCTGAGGCCAGTAGTTACAGGCACCTTGACTTCAGCCAGGGAAGCTGACCTATATGCCTCTTACATAGTGGCATTAAATCTTCTAATGATCTTCGAGCCATATAATTAAGTTTGATACAGACTTTGTATCTTGACATTGATTGTGCTGGCACAGAACCTACTACATCTCAGCAGCAGTTGAAGGTAGATTTCAATACCCATCCTGCATTAAGATTGGTCCCTGCAACAacctcagaaggaaaaaagcttcattctgcagaagaaaaagctttccttGTTGGTTATCCTAGGCTCTCTTCAGTTCTTGCAGTAATTTCAGTGCAGCTGTGTTCTTTGGTTCAATTTTCAACAAGCTGTTGATGTCAGCAATACTTGATTTGTAATCctagaaaaagaatttttaagtattagtgcactgaaaatacattttcaatgtCCAAGGCCCTGTAGCACTTGGTAGCAGAGGCGAAGACAACAGGGCTAAACCTGGGACTCCCTCTGCATAATTAATTGATTGAACACCAGCTTCAATGTAACTGTTGAAAACACGCTTGAACTAGGGCTGAGAAGACAATTTCACTGTGCACGAGTGGGTTCTGAGTGCAACACCAAGGCAGTAAGTCTGCCACTACTGCCTACAGAATCTCCCCTGGATGTGGAATGATAAAACTGCTTAATGTCTAGCTGCTTCCAGCACCTCAAGAAACAAGACCCAGTGCTGAGAAACTCACGAGATCCAAATAGTAAACACTAAGGTAAAGGACAAAAGGACAATCACCTTCAACTCCACACAGGTCTCCACTATTTGATGGCAGGCGTCATCCGGCACCAACCAAATGCTCTACAGGGCATTAATAGGTCCCTAATCTTAGCTTACAGCTGGTCAAAAACTCCTGACTTACCTTCAGTTCTTTAAGTGCTTGAGCACGTCTGTAGAATGCCTTGATGTTTTTAGGATCTAatctcagagctgctgtgcagtcCTGTACTGCTTCCTTGTGTTGCTTCAGCGTCAGGTAACAGAGAGCTCTGCCATACAAAGAGCTGGTTAGAGAGCTTTGTCTAAaagcagcatctgctgctgcaaCGCGCAGAGATCTTAGTTaaccccagcacagcacaaagctggaGTCCCCAAACAATCTCTGTCCTGACATGTTACTTTTTCAGCTTAACACTTGTTTCAGTTAGAAGGACAAAAAGTAGTTTTTcagtctgcaaaaaaaaaggatttttacagCAATAAATAGAGCAGCCTGCACTTCAAGGGTGGAGGTTTGTAGCTGTACCAGTCTAGAACATGCCCTGCTTGTCTTGGAAGTACTCTGAGTAGAGCAGCGTGCGCTTTGTGATTCATGGGGCAGCAGACACTACTCAGAATAACGCAGTCCTGGCAGACAAGCATTAAAGGGAGAACCCCCCTAGCAGTCCCAAGCTGAGTGCCTCCGGGCCTTTTGCAGCATCTGATCAAAGAACATTATACAATCTACTTGGAAGACTGCACTAGGGGGAACGTGTGTGGGTGTTTTGTTGGTGTGTTTTTTATCCAGTTGTCTGGGAGCAAACCTCAGGCAGCTTTGTCAGATGAAGTACCATGGTGGCTTTTAAAAAGGGCCCAAAAGTACTTGGGCAAAGAGCTGAGGAGTACCTGTTGGTGTAAGCTGCACATTCCTGATTGAGCTTTAAACTCTCGGTGTACTTCTCAATTGCCTTTTTATGGTTTCCTTTCTTTACGAgttcatttccttcttccttcagaGTTCGAGCTCTTTCTACACCAGCAGCAATCTGGTCTGGAAACGGTGTGAAAGAATACAGAATGCTGTAAAACTGATAAGATCAGAGCAGCCTCTCAGAAAGCAAATAGCTCCTCTGTACACAGAGGGGAGGCAGAGCGATCAAAGGATCCAGCATCAACCAAGCAGGCTGTGGCAGAACCAGCGACCAGGCCCAGGTTTCTGCAGATCTCAGGCTGCAGACACACCAAACAGGGATGGCAGCCACCTCACTTGCCATCACCCTGCTGAGCTGAAGGGCTGTGCACGGCCAGGGACATGCTCTCACCTGGGTGTCCCTGCGACGTGCTCCCAGGGGGCGCATCTGTGGCgggggctgctgcagaaggagcGTTCCATCTCTTCTGGGCAGAAATGGGAACTGTGGGAATTGGTGGGAGCTTCTCGCGCCAGTTCACACCATCCTTCTCCTGCAGGGCTTTAGTCATTCTGGAAGAGATGGCCGGCAGTCGCTCTATCTGTTGGCTGGATGGGCCCCTTGCTAGGCAGCAGGGTCACTTTATAACCTGGCTCATACCGAGGACAGCATCTCTCCACTAACCCTGTGACCTGCATCTAGACTAAACTCCTTCTACAGACAGGGAATTAATGAAAGGAACATCTTCTTGGTAGTAGGGCCAAAAATACCATAGGATGAGGGCTGGGGCTGTCGGTGCTCAGCTGGGCAAGTGATGCATGGGTTATTCCTCAGCCTGGCAAGTAACGAAGTGAATCAGAATTTTCTCCAGGAAGAGAAAACGCCTAC comes from the Aythya fuligula isolate bAytFul2 chromosome 16, bAytFul2.pri, whole genome shotgun sequence genome and includes:
- the TOMM34 gene encoding mitochondrial import receptor subunit TOM34 encodes the protein MAAGGGSASALRRAGNEEFRRGQYGPAAQLYGRALELLEDAGEAAAEERSVLLANRAACHLKEGACRLCVADCCGALKLVPFSIKPLLRRAAAYEALESYQLAYVDYKTVLQIDCSIQAAHDGVNRMTKALQEKDGVNWREKLPPIPTVPISAQKRWNAPSAAAPATDAPPGSTSQGHPDQIAAGVERARTLKEEGNELVKKGNHKKAIEKYTESLKLNQECAAYTNRALCYLTLKQHKEAVQDCTAALRLDPKNIKAFYRRAQALKELKDYKSSIADINSLLKIEPKNTAALKLLQELKRA